A section of the Lampris incognitus isolate fLamInc1 chromosome 8, fLamInc1.hap2, whole genome shotgun sequence genome encodes:
- the LOC130117048 gene encoding spermatogenesis-associated protein 22 — MARPTAGCLTLPLFNYTRDGQTGWTSTPSENEYMSANSSSNYMPDAFGGHQASGYLATPQNYKWDRKDNPQVYQQHFQYGNNWPAPGPAPTTKTCTPLPHPNKTGNTSSPMRQQQHYGYSVGPRQNSYQGPYNSGGFSPMDQLAPSRQANPRKFQFSPQPRPLHPSFPPAGRPPTQAPHPQNTSGPQRASAERNSRAHDHQTESQTQTQTPPAFQIKPKTESSFRMLTAVIGGMRHWNQYKNKVPCLFEILATLDSAVTLGSHGAKTFLMRDGKDVVQCVFYENENELPRLIRGHVHRCVGNYNATSDTLMCVSVRAGLPSEQSDAKKVVKVCDMKMRALVKPLHEV, encoded by the exons ATGGCCAGGCCAACTGCAG GCTGCCTGACTCTGCCTCTCTTCAACTATACCAGAGACGGTCAAACAGGTTGGACATCTACTCCCTCAGAGAATGAATACATGTCAGCCAACAGCTCATCTAACTACATGCCAG ATGCCTTTGGAGGTCACCAGGCCTCAGGTTATCTTGCCACTCCTCAGAACTACAAGTGGGACAGAAAGGACAACCCACAGGTTTATCAGCAGCACTTTCAATATGGTAACAACTGGCCTGCACCGGGACCTGCTCCCACAACGAAAACCTGCACACCTCTGCCACATCCAAACAAAACTGGAAACACAAg TTCTCCAATGAGACAACAACAGCATTACGGGTACAGTGTTGGCCCAAGACAAAACAGCTATCAAGGTCCCTACAACAGTGGTGGTTTCTCTCCAATGGACCAGCTTGCACCTTCCAGACAAGCTAATCCCCGGAAGTTCCAGTTTTCCCCACAGCCCAGACCTCTGCATCCTTCTTTCCCGCCAGCCGGTAGACCTCCTACTCAGGCACCCCACCCACAAAACACCTccgggcctcagagagcctctgCTGAGAGGAACAGCAGAGCGCATGACCATCAAACTGAGTCCCAAACTCAAACTCAG ACACCACCAGCATTTCAGATTAAGCCAAAGACTGAAAGCTCATTCAGGATGTTGACTGCAGTTATTGGTGGCATGAGACACTGGAACCAATACAAGAACAAAGTCCCATGCCTATTTGAGATACTTG CCACTCTGGACTCTGCCGTCACATTGGGTTCCCATGGAGCCAAGACCTTCCTCATGAGAGACGGAAAGGATGTTGTGCAGTGCGTCTTTTATGAAAAT GAAAATGAGCTACCCCGTCTGATTCGTGGGCATGTCCACCGTTGCGTGGGCAACTATAATGCCACTAGCGATAccctcatgtgtgtgtctgtcagggcAGGCCTGCCCTCAGAGCAGAGTGATGCCAAGAAGGTAGTCAAAGTATGTGATATGAAGATGAGGGCACTGGTAAAGCCACTCCATGAAGTTTGA